A genome region from Maylandia zebra isolate NMK-2024a linkage group LG6, Mzebra_GT3a, whole genome shotgun sequence includes the following:
- the ftr84 gene encoding tripartite motif-containing protein 16, whose translation MADSGFPLPPEAFCLLCADTVRDPVTIPCGDTFCLECIKIYWDQFDHIGVYSCPQCRATFTPRPVLKRNLPDVYHEPQRELPELTPFPYLNREVYCDFCIGRRNKAVKSCLMCLAYYCETHVKPHYESSTFKRHKLVDEMGHLDRKICPQHEKGLELFCRTDQMCICVLCTVREHRSHNITSAEDERNEKQKVLVVTQTEVQNIIQERMKELQELKHNIDVLKSAAQRAQAESDKTFHEMLQAVERWKSEINQMIMANMQSAMSQAEGYVDRLEQEIMELQRQDAELRQILETEDNIYFLQSFPTLCVAPEAMVPKVLINPQFSFGEMSRMASDMKENLDDICKKEMGKLSKTVSETPVYILLPRNGSKRLKVPSNVDFQEPKNRTDFLRYACKLSFDLNTVYKELVLTDGNQKVTRKKTTQFYPDHPDRFDGYSQVLCKEPLTGFRFYWEAEWSGEFSIGVAYRSISRKGKNSHSLLGYNDKSWSLLCSDSGYSAWHKKVDRDLPGAGRATRIGVYLDYPGNTVAFYSVSGTMTPIHRFKAQFTEPLYAGFGVGSSVTLCQLKQPY comes from the exons ATGGCTGATTCTGGGTTCCCATTACCACCAGAGGCTTTCTGTCTTCTATGTGCGGACACAGTGAGAGATCCAGTCACTATCCCCTGTGGTGACACTTTCTGCCTGGAGTGCATCAAGATTTACTGGGATCAGTTCGACCACATTGGTGTGTACAGCTGCCCACAGTGCCGTGCAACATTCACACCTCGGCCTGTCCTGAAGCGAAACCTGCCAGATGTATACCATGAGCCACAACGAGAGCTTCCAGAGCTTACTCCTTTCCCCTACTTGAATCGTGAAGTCTACTGTGACTTCTGCATTGGCCGTCGCAACAAAGCCGTCAAGTCTTGTCTGATGTGTTTGGCATACTACTGTGAAACACATGTCAAGCCTCATTATGAGTCATCTACCTTCAAGCGGCACAAACTCGTAGATGAGATGGGTCATCTGGACAGAAAGATTTGCCCACAACACGAGAAAGGTTTGGAGCTGTTCTGTCGCACTGACCagatgtgtatttgtgtgctgTGTACTGTCAGAGAGCACCGCAGCCACAACATTACCTCGGCAGAAGACGAACGCAATGAGAAACaa AAAGTCCTGGTGGTCACCCAAACTGAAGTCCAGAACATCATTCAAGAGAGGATGAAGGAGCTCCAGGAACTTAAGCATAATATTGATGTTCTAAAA AGTGCAGCCCAGCGAGCACAGGCAGAAAGTGACAAGACCTTCCATGAAATGCTGCAGGCAGTTGAACGCTGGAAGTCTGAAATCAATCAGATGATAATGGCCAACATGCAATCAGCAATGTCACAGGCTGAAGGCTATGTGGATCGTCTGGAGCAGGAGATAATGGAGCTACAACGTCAAGATGCAGAATTACGGCAGATCCTCGAGACGGAGGACAACATTTACTTTCTGCAG AGTTTCCCAACCCTGTGTGTTGCTCCTGAGGCCATGGTCCCCAAAGTGCTAATTAACCCTCAGTTCTCCTTTGGAGAGATGAGCAGAATGGCCAGTGACATGAAAGAAAATCTGGATGACATCTGTAAAAAGGAAATGGGTAAACTCTCCAAGACAG tGAGCGAAACTCCCGTGTACATATTGTTGCCAAGAAATGGAAGCAAACGACTCAAAG tTCCTTCGAATGTAGATTTTCAGGAGCCAAAAAACAGAACAGACTTCTTGAGAT ATGCCTGCAAGCTGTCCTTTGATCTTAACACAGTTTATAAAGAGCTGGTTTTGACAGATGGGAATCAGAAGGTCACCCGGAAGAAAACAACCCAGTTTTACCCAGATCATCCAGATCGCTTTGATGGCTACTCCCAAGTTCTGTGCAAGGAGCCTCTCACTGGTTTCAGGTTTTACTGGGAAGCTGAATGGAGTGGAGAATTTTCCATAGGGGTGGCTTACAGGAGCATCAGCCGTAAAGGGAAGAATTCACACAGCCTGCTTGGCTACAATGACAAGTCTTGGAGTCTCCTTTGCTCAGACTCTGGTTACTCTGCCTGGCACAAGAAAGTAGACAGAGACCTTCCTGGTGCTGGTAGGGCTACACGCATTGGTGTGTACCTAGATTATCCTGGAAACACAGTGGCCTTTTACTCAGTGTCAGGCACTATGACACCTATCCACAGATTCAAAGCTCAGTTTACCGAGCCTTTGTATGCTGGCTTTGGTGTAGGTTCCTCAGTTACCCTCTGCCAGCTAAAACAGCCTTATTAA
- the tppp2 gene encoding tubulin polymerization-promoting protein family member 2 — protein MAEGSVSLEEVKTSFQKFAVHGDTKATGKEMNGKNFAKLCKDCNITDGKNVTTTDVDIVFSKVKAKSARVITFEQFNQALTELAPKRFKGKNKEESLQQLYGLVVGKEPANIGVTKATKAAAVDRLTDTSKYTGSHKERFDDTGKGKGKAGREDIPDTSGYVAAYKGSGTYEDKVKEA, from the exons ATGGCCGAGGGTTCGGTGTCTCTAGAAGAGGTCAAGACTTCCTTCCAGAAGTTTGCAGTCCACGGAGACACAAAAGCTACAGGGAAGGAGATGAACGGCAAGAATTTTGCAAAGCTCTGCAAAGACTGTAACATCACTGATGGGAAGAATGTGACTACCACAGACGTGGACATCGTTTTTAGCAAAGTCAA GGCAAAGTCAGCTCGTGTAATCACATTTGAGCAGTTTAACCAGGCCCTGACAGAGTTGGCTCCCAAACGTTTTAAAGGCAAGAACAAGGAAGAGTCACTTCAGCAGCTTTATGGTCTCGTTGTTGGTAAAGAACCTGCCAACATTGGTGTTACT AAAGCTACCAAGGCAGCAGCAGTGGACAGATTGACTGACACCTCCAAGTACACTGGTTCACACAAGGAGCGGTTTGATGACACAGGAAAAGGCAAAGGAAAGGCTGGGCGTGAAGACATCCCAGACACCAGTGGTTATGTGGCAGCTTACAAGGGCAGCGGCACTTACGAAGACAAAGTGAAAGAGGCATAA